A stretch of the Arthrobacter stackebrandtii genome encodes the following:
- a CDS encoding M20/M25/M40 family metallo-hydrolase, giving the protein MPKGSVKSINRAVTAALSVGAAGAAAVIGARAFRAGPGTPVGDFGAAPHMGEIGAEHAQPAADILSELIRYRTVFSPARDQIELEQFTGFIEALERLYPGVHASLEREMVNGHGLLFRWAGHLPDAGARPTVLMAHYDVVPVDERDPWTHPGFSGHQKDGFVWGRGALDDKGALVTIMGAVESLLSEGFSPAHDVYLSFGNNEETAGDTAEAAVALLAGRGVKPWLVLDEGGAVALDAFPGLKVPAAVVGVAEKGILDLELLVRGAGGHASTPPRMGPTARLAQAIVALEENPFPASMPDPIAEMMRRIGLNSSFALRLVTENLWAFKGLLTQVFGLVGDETRALTRTSVAVTMLEGSKANNVLASTARANANIRIAVGETVESVVARVRAIIDDPEVELAVVSGHDPSPVSSFSNEQFALLTRAVAASYPDAVVTPYIQTGATDSRHFTSISPAVYRFSPLLMDAADRATLHAVNERVRISSLGAGVVFYRELLQGLP; this is encoded by the coding sequence ATGCCTAAAGGATCCGTCAAATCGATCAACCGCGCAGTGACCGCCGCCCTGTCCGTGGGTGCCGCCGGCGCCGCAGCCGTCATCGGGGCCCGGGCATTCCGTGCCGGTCCGGGAACCCCCGTGGGGGACTTCGGGGCCGCCCCGCACATGGGCGAGATCGGTGCGGAGCATGCGCAGCCCGCGGCGGACATCCTCAGCGAACTGATTCGCTACCGCACGGTTTTTTCACCCGCGCGCGACCAGATTGAGCTGGAGCAGTTCACCGGCTTCATCGAGGCACTGGAGCGGTTGTACCCGGGTGTCCATGCCTCGCTGGAACGCGAGATGGTCAACGGCCACGGCCTGCTGTTCAGGTGGGCTGGCCACCTGCCCGACGCCGGGGCGCGGCCCACCGTGCTCATGGCCCATTACGACGTGGTGCCCGTGGATGAGCGCGACCCCTGGACCCACCCGGGATTCTCCGGCCACCAGAAGGACGGCTTCGTGTGGGGGCGTGGCGCGCTGGATGACAAGGGTGCCCTCGTCACAATCATGGGAGCCGTCGAGTCGCTGCTCTCCGAAGGCTTCTCGCCCGCGCATGACGTGTACCTGTCCTTCGGCAATAACGAGGAGACCGCCGGCGACACTGCAGAAGCGGCTGTTGCCCTGCTGGCCGGGCGCGGCGTCAAGCCGTGGCTGGTGCTGGATGAGGGCGGTGCCGTGGCACTGGATGCATTTCCCGGGCTGAAGGTACCCGCTGCCGTCGTCGGCGTGGCTGAGAAGGGCATCCTGGATCTGGAACTGCTGGTGCGCGGCGCCGGGGGACACGCCTCAACCCCGCCCCGGATGGGTCCCACGGCACGGCTGGCCCAGGCCATCGTGGCATTGGAGGAAAACCCGTTTCCTGCATCCATGCCGGATCCCATTGCCGAGATGATGCGCAGGATCGGCCTGAACAGCAGTTTTGCACTGCGCCTCGTGACGGAAAACCTGTGGGCCTTCAAGGGGCTGCTGACCCAGGTGTTCGGACTGGTTGGCGACGAAACCCGTGCGCTGACCCGCACCAGCGTGGCCGTGACCATGTTGGAGGGCAGCAAGGCCAACAACGTATTGGCTTCCACTGCCCGGGCCAATGCCAATATCCGCATCGCCGTGGGGGAGACCGTGGAGTCCGTTGTTGCGCGAGTCCGCGCCATCATTGACGATCCCGAGGTGGAACTTGCGGTGGTGTCCGGGCATGACCCGTCGCCGGTCTCATCTTTTTCCAACGAGCAATTTGCACTGCTGACCCGCGCCGTTGCCGCCTCCTACCCGGACGCCGTGGTGACCCCGTACATCCAGACCGGGGCCACGGATTCCCGCCATTTCACCTCCATCTCCCCGGCCGTCTACCGCTTCTCGCCGCTGCTGATGGACGCCGCCGACCGGGCCACCCTCCATGCCGTCAACGAGCGCGTTCGCATCAGCTCGCTCGGCGCCGGCGTGGTCTTCTACCGGGAGCTGCTGCAAGGCCTTCCCTGA
- a CDS encoding DUF6318 family protein: MGARAFARLVAATLLAVVLVLAGCSAPPGAPLGSTGSATTEPPESTTPRPTIAGPYKPATDKGPAENVPVPVLPEAAKEFSKEGLEAFAEYWFSTLGYVYETGDSGPMMAVTEPDCETCAYVNEPLAKTYAEGGWVVGGQMEVVQTVCYFTPLSDGDYQAQVEALQIRVVYYNGDGTVRTRHEQNTAHTSIVNAHWADGQWTASTSEPLKRN; the protein is encoded by the coding sequence TTGGGTGCACGGGCGTTTGCCAGGTTGGTTGCCGCAACCCTCCTTGCCGTGGTCCTTGTCCTGGCCGGATGCTCCGCACCGCCGGGGGCCCCGCTCGGCAGCACTGGTTCGGCCACGACGGAACCGCCGGAAAGCACCACCCCGCGGCCGACCATTGCAGGCCCGTACAAGCCAGCCACCGACAAGGGTCCCGCCGAAAACGTCCCCGTTCCGGTCCTGCCCGAGGCAGCCAAGGAATTCAGCAAGGAAGGCCTGGAGGCTTTCGCCGAATATTGGTTCTCGACGCTTGGGTACGTGTACGAGACCGGTGATTCCGGTCCAATGATGGCGGTCACCGAACCTGACTGCGAAACGTGCGCTTACGTCAATGAACCCCTAGCCAAGACCTACGCGGAGGGCGGCTGGGTAGTTGGCGGACAGATGGAAGTCGTCCAGACAGTCTGCTACTTTACGCCGCTGTCCGACGGCGACTACCAGGCCCAAGTCGAAGCCTTGCAGATTCGCGTGGTCTACTACAACGGCGATGGCACCGTCAGGACGAGGCACGAGCAGAACACTGCGCATACGAGCATCGTTAATGCCCATTGGGCGGATGGCCAGTGGACCGCCTCAACGAGTGAACCTCTGAAAAGGAACTAG
- a CDS encoding MarR family winged helix-turn-helix transcriptional regulator has translation MNAAAHRRLATDSWESLLRSQVAMMRELQKEPSFKALGSREYDILYNLSRCPSGWLRLNELNDHVLLTQPSISRMVDRLEARGWIQRKTAENDRRGVLIGLTEEGAALQKQVGRAHVQNILELMEAALTDDEMRTLQELTGKLSASVAGN, from the coding sequence ATGAACGCGGCAGCACACAGGAGGCTCGCGACGGATTCATGGGAGTCGCTGCTGAGATCACAGGTGGCCATGATGCGCGAGCTGCAGAAGGAGCCCAGCTTCAAGGCGCTGGGCAGCCGGGAGTACGACATTTTGTACAACCTCTCGCGCTGCCCCAGCGGCTGGCTGCGGCTCAACGAGCTCAACGACCACGTGCTGCTGACGCAGCCGAGCATCTCGCGCATGGTGGACCGTCTCGAGGCGCGCGGCTGGATCCAGCGCAAGACGGCGGAAAATGACCGCCGCGGCGTGCTGATCGGGCTCACTGAGGAAGGCGCCGCCCTGCAGAAGCAGGTGGGGCGGGCGCATGTGCAGAACATCCTGGAGCTCATGGAGGCGGCGCTCACGGACGACGAGATGCGCACCCTGCAGGAACTGACGGGCAAGCTCAGCGCCTCCGTGGCCGGGAATTAG
- a CDS encoding LLM class flavin-dependent oxidoreductase, with protein sequence MQFGIFSVGDITMDPTTGRTPTEHERIKAITTIAKHAEDVGMDVFATGEHHNPPFYPSSPTTILGYIAAQTEKIILSTSTTLITTNDPVKIAEDFATLQHLSDGRTDIVLGRGNMGAVYPWFGKNNQDSVELTVENYALLRRLWDEEVVNWEGKFRTPLRGFTSTPRPLDGVAPFVWHGAIRTPQVAEIAAYYGDGFFANNIFWPKEHYQQLIGLYRERYAHYGHGTPEQAVVGLGGQFFIRKNSQDAVNEFRPYFDNAPVYGHGPSMEDFTSQTPLTVGSPQELIEKTLTFRDYFGDYQRQLFLVDHAGLPLKTVLEQLDLFGSDVLPTLREEFAKNRPASVPDAPTFEARRKAAQAGSGVVPADEEVK encoded by the coding sequence ATGCAGTTCGGAATTTTCAGCGTCGGCGACATCACCATGGACCCGACCACCGGCCGCACCCCCACGGAGCATGAGCGGATCAAGGCAATCACCACCATCGCCAAGCATGCAGAGGACGTCGGCATGGACGTCTTCGCCACGGGTGAGCACCACAACCCGCCGTTCTACCCCAGCTCCCCCACCACCATACTGGGCTACATCGCTGCCCAGACCGAGAAGATCATCCTCTCCACGTCCACCACGCTGATCACCACGAACGACCCCGTCAAGATCGCCGAGGACTTCGCCACGCTGCAGCACCTCTCCGACGGCCGCACCGACATTGTCCTGGGCCGCGGCAACATGGGCGCCGTCTACCCCTGGTTCGGCAAGAACAACCAGGACTCGGTGGAGCTGACCGTGGAGAACTACGCCCTGCTGCGCCGCCTCTGGGATGAGGAAGTGGTGAACTGGGAGGGCAAGTTCCGCACTCCGCTGCGCGGCTTCACCTCCACGCCGCGCCCGCTCGACGGCGTTGCCCCCTTTGTCTGGCACGGCGCCATCCGCACTCCCCAGGTCGCGGAGATCGCCGCGTACTACGGCGACGGCTTCTTCGCCAACAACATCTTCTGGCCCAAGGAGCACTACCAGCAGCTGATCGGGCTCTACCGTGAGCGTTACGCGCACTACGGCCACGGCACGCCGGAGCAGGCAGTCGTGGGCCTCGGCGGGCAGTTCTTCATCCGCAAGAACTCCCAGGACGCCGTCAACGAGTTCCGCCCCTACTTTGACAACGCCCCGGTCTACGGCCACGGCCCGTCCATGGAGGATTTCACCTCGCAGACTCCGTTGACGGTTGGCAGTCCCCAGGAACTGATCGAGAAGACCCTGACCTTCCGCGACTACTTCGGCGACTACCAGCGCCAGCTGTTCCTCGTGGACCACGCAGGCCTTCCGCTGAAGACGGTCCTGGAGCAGCTGGACCTGTTCGGCTCCGACGTCCTGCCCACGCTGCGCGAGGAATTTGCCAAAAACCGCCCCGCGTCCGTCCCGGACGCACCCACCTTCGAGGCCCGCCGCAAGGCAGCCCAGGCGGGTTCCGGCGTCGTGCCTGCAGATGAAGAGGTGAAGTGA